One window of the Trifolium pratense cultivar HEN17-A07 linkage group LG2, ARS_RC_1.1, whole genome shotgun sequence genome contains the following:
- the LOC123908372 gene encoding hypersensitive-induced response protein 1 gives MGQALGCYQVDQSNVAIKEQFGKFVDVLEPGCHCLPWCFGYQIAGGLSLRVQQLDVKCETKTKDNVFVNVVASVQYRAVADKASDAFYRLTNTREQIQSYVFDVIRASVPKLELDSVFEQKNDIAKSVEQELEKAMSMYGYEIVQTLIVDIEPDVNVKRAMNEINAAARMRLAANEKAEAEKILQIKKAEGEAESKYLSGLGIARQRQAIVDGLRDSVLAFSENVPGTSAKDVMDMVLVTQYFDTMKEIGASSKSSSVFIPHGPGAVRDIAVQIRDGLLQGNAANL, from the exons ATGGGTCAAGCTTTGGGATGCTACCAAGTCGACCAGTCGAATGTTGCTATCAAAGAGCAATTTGGAAagtttgttgatgttttggaaCCTGGATGTCATTGTTTGCCTTGGTGTTTTGGCTACCAGATAGCTGGTGGATTATCACTTCGTGTCCAGCAACTTGATGTTAAATGCGAGACCAAAACCAAG GACAATGTCTTTGTGAATGTGGTTGCGTCAGTACAATACCGCGCTGTGGCTGACAAAGCATCTGATGCCTTTTATAGGCTCACCAACACAAGGGAACAGATCCAATCATATGTTTTTGATG TTATAAGGGCCAGTGTACCAAAGTTGGAGCTGGATTCAGTCTTTGAGCAGAAGAATGATATAGCAAAGTCTGTTGAACAGGAGCTTGAGAAG GCGATGTCAATGTATGGATACGAGATAGTCCAGACTCTCATTGTTGATATTGAACCTGATGTTAATGTCAAGAGAGCCATGAACGAGATCAATGCAG CTGCAAGAATGAGGTTAGCTGCGAACGAGAAAGCTGAAGCAGAAAAAATCTTGCAGATCAAGAAAGCCGAGGGAGAAGCTGAGTCCAAATATCTGTCAGGACTTGGTATAGCTCGCCAACGTCAAGCCATTGTGGACGGACTAAGGGACAGCGTGCTCGCCTTCTCCGAGAATGTCCCTGGAACATCAGCTAAAGATGTGATGGACATGGTGTTGGTGACTCAATACTTTGACACCATGAAAGAAATCGGAGCATCCTCAAAATCTTCATCCGTGTTCATACCACATGGTCCCGGTGCTGTTAGAGACATTGCTGTGCAGATTAGAGATGGTCTTCTTCAAGGAAATGCTGCAAATCTATAA
- the LOC123908427 gene encoding auxin efflux carrier component 8-like isoform X2 — MISLIDVYHVVTATVPLYVTMLLAYICVKWWKLFTPDQCVGINKFVANFSVPLLSFQVISSNNIYKMSLKLIYADCVQKFLAFLVLIAIIKISDIRGGNLKWIITGLSLSTLPNTLILGIPLMKAMYKDESDFLLPQIIFLQSMIWYNLLLFLHELDAAIPAKTMPAAQPSQDTGESENSIEIQSKEEGEGETRPERKMRILIILMKVGKKLIMNPNTYATFIGLIWASIHFKWGVDLPDVVNQSITILSSGGLGMATFSLGLFMASNSSIIACGPRMTMVAMGLKFLVGPALMAVASIVIGLRDTMLKVAIVQLYPKELFLLFLQESIMSTQQF; from the exons ATGATTTCCTTAATTGATGTCTACCATGTAGTGACAGCCACTGTCCCATTATATGTAACTATGTTACTAGCATACATTTGTGTTAAATGGTGGAAACTATTCACACCAGATCAATGTGTAGGAATAAACAAATTTGTTGCAAATTTTTCAGTTCCATTGTTATCATTTCAAGTTATATCTTcaaataacatatataaaatgagTCTCAAACTCATATATGCAGATTGTGTTCAAAAATTTCTTGCATTTTTAGTCTTAATTGCAATTATTAAGATAAGTGATATTAGAGGTGGTAATTTGAAATGGATCATAACTGGTCTTTCATTATCAACACTTCCTAATACTTTGATCCTTGGAATTCCACTCATGAAGGCTATGTATAAAGATGAATCTGATTTTCTATTGCCTCAGATTATTTTCTTGCAAAGTATGATTTGGTATAATTTGCTTTTGTTTCTTCATGAGCTTGATGCTGCAATTCCTGCAAAGACTATGCCTGCTGCACAACCATCACAAGACACAG GAGAAAGTGAGAATTCTATCGAAATACAATCAAAAGAAGAGGGAGAAGGAGAAACTAGACCAGAAAGGAAAATGAGGATTTTGATTATTCTTATGAAAGTTGGGAAGAAATTGATCATGAATCCTAATACCTATGCAACTTTTATAGGCCTTATTTGGGCAAGCATACACTTCAA GTGGGGAGTAGATTTGCCGGATGTTGTTAATCAGTCGATAACAATATTATCTAGCGGAGGTCTAGGGATGGCTACATTCAGCTTAG GTTTATTTATGGCATCAAACTCAAGCATCATAGCATGTGGACCAAGAATGACAATGGTGGCAATGGGACTTAAATTTCTTGTTGGGCCTGCCCTAATGGCTGTAGCCTCCATTGTGATTGGATTAAGAGATACAATGCTCAAAGTGGCAATTGTtcaa CTCTACCCCAAGGAATTGTTCCTTTTGTTTTTGCAAGAGAGTATAATGTCCACCCAGCAGTTTTAA
- the LOC123909086 gene encoding outer plastidial membrane protein porin-like, translating to MSKGPGLYSDIGKKARDLLFRDYNTDQKFTLTTYSPTGVAITTSSTNKGEILLGDINTQLKHKNVTTDIKVDTDSNLFTTITVNEAAPGLKAILSFRVPEQRSGKAEIQYLHDYAGISASVGLTANPIVNLSGVIGTNVTALGSDLSYDSKTGEVTKFNAGVSFTKDDLVASLILNEKGDLLNASYYHVVNPLTKTAVGAEVAHRLSTKENTLTLGTQHALDPLTTVKARFNNFGKANALIQHEWRPRSFFTISGEVDTKAIEKSAKVGIALALKP from the exons ATGTCAAAGGGTCCAGGTCTCTACTCTGACATCGGCAAAAAAGCCAGAG ATCTTCTTTTCAGGGATTACAACACTGATCAGAAGTTCACTCTCACCACTTATTCACCCACTGGagtt GCTATAACCACCTCAAGTACCAACAAAGGTGAGATTCTTTTGGGCGATATTAACACCCAGTTGAAGCACAAGAATGTCACTACTGATATCAAAGTGGACACGGATTCTAAT CTCTTCACAACTATCACTGTTAACGAGGCAGCTCCTGGCCTCAAGGCTATTCTTAGCTTCAGAGTTCCTGAACAAAGGTCTGGAAAG GCTGAGATTCAGTACTTGCATGACTATGCTGGAATTTCTGCTAGCGTTGGGTTGACTGCAAACCCAATTGTCAACCTCTCTGGTGTTATTGGAACTAATGTTACTGCTCTCGGAAGTGATCTTTCTTATGACTCTAAAACTGGTGAGGTTACAAAGTTTAATGCTGGTGTGTCCTTCACCAAAGATGATTTGGTTGCTTCGTTGATTCT GAATGAAAAAGGTGATCTCTTGAATGCTTCATACTACCATGTGGTCAATCCACTTACCAAAACTGCTGTTGGTGCTGAGGTTGCCCATCGACTCTCCACCAAAGAGAACACACTCACACTTGGCACTCAGCATGCATTAGATCCTTTGACCACAGTGAAAGCTCGATTCAACAACTTCGGAAAGGCAAATGCTCTCATCCAGCACGAGTGGCGCCCAAGGTCATTCTTCACCATTTCTGGTGAGGTGGACACCAAGGCCATTGAGAAGAGTGCAAAGGTTGGAATCGCTCTGGCTCTCAAACCTTGA
- the LOC123908427 gene encoding auxin efflux carrier component 8-like isoform X1, translating to MISLIDVYHVVTATVPLYVTMLLAYICVKWWKLFTPDQCVGINKFVANFSVPLLSFQVISSNNIYKMSLKLIYADCVQKFLAFLVLIAIIKISDIRGGNLKWIITGLSLSTLPNTLILGIPLMKAMYKDESDFLLPQIIFLQSMIWYNLLLFLHELDAAIPAKTMPAAQPSQDTGESENSIEIQSKEEGEGETRPERKMRILIILMKVGKKLIMNPNTYATFIGLIWASIHFKWGVDLPDVVNQSITILSSGGLGMATFSLGLFMASNSSIIACGPRMTMVAMGLKFLVGPALMAVASIVIGLRDTMLKVAIVQAALPQGIVPFVFAREYNVHPAVLSTGVLLGMLIALPVALIYYLILSL from the exons ATGATTTCCTTAATTGATGTCTACCATGTAGTGACAGCCACTGTCCCATTATATGTAACTATGTTACTAGCATACATTTGTGTTAAATGGTGGAAACTATTCACACCAGATCAATGTGTAGGAATAAACAAATTTGTTGCAAATTTTTCAGTTCCATTGTTATCATTTCAAGTTATATCTTcaaataacatatataaaatgagTCTCAAACTCATATATGCAGATTGTGTTCAAAAATTTCTTGCATTTTTAGTCTTAATTGCAATTATTAAGATAAGTGATATTAGAGGTGGTAATTTGAAATGGATCATAACTGGTCTTTCATTATCAACACTTCCTAATACTTTGATCCTTGGAATTCCACTCATGAAGGCTATGTATAAAGATGAATCTGATTTTCTATTGCCTCAGATTATTTTCTTGCAAAGTATGATTTGGTATAATTTGCTTTTGTTTCTTCATGAGCTTGATGCTGCAATTCCTGCAAAGACTATGCCTGCTGCACAACCATCACAAGACACAG GAGAAAGTGAGAATTCTATCGAAATACAATCAAAAGAAGAGGGAGAAGGAGAAACTAGACCAGAAAGGAAAATGAGGATTTTGATTATTCTTATGAAAGTTGGGAAGAAATTGATCATGAATCCTAATACCTATGCAACTTTTATAGGCCTTATTTGGGCAAGCATACACTTCAA GTGGGGAGTAGATTTGCCGGATGTTGTTAATCAGTCGATAACAATATTATCTAGCGGAGGTCTAGGGATGGCTACATTCAGCTTAG GTTTATTTATGGCATCAAACTCAAGCATCATAGCATGTGGACCAAGAATGACAATGGTGGCAATGGGACTTAAATTTCTTGTTGGGCCTGCCCTAATGGCTGTAGCCTCCATTGTGATTGGATTAAGAGATACAATGCTCAAAGTGGCAATTGTtcaa GCAGCTCTACCCCAAGGAATTGTTCCTTTTGTTTTTGCAAGAGAGTATAATGTCCACCCAGCAGTTTTAAGCACAGG GGTCTTACTAGGAATGCTTATTGCTTTGCCAGTGGCACTGATTTACTACCTTATCTTATCACTTTGA